One window from the genome of Melospiza georgiana isolate bMelGeo1 chromosome 13, bMelGeo1.pri, whole genome shotgun sequence encodes:
- the ULK3 gene encoding serine/threonine-protein kinase ULK3 isoform X1, with protein sequence MAGPAWAPPRLDEFILTEPLGSGTYATVYKAYRKRDTREVVAIKCVNKRSLNRASVENLLTEIEILKTIRHPNIVELKDFQWDSDHIYLIMEFCAGGDLSRFIRTRRMLPEKVARVFLQQLACALKFLHDHNISHLDLKPQNILLSAPENPQLKLADFGFAQYMSPWDEKHVLRGSPLYMAPEMVCRQHYDARVDLWSVGVILYEALFGKPPFASRSFAELEEKIRSDRAVELPSRPQLSLECRDLLGQLLERDPRKRISFESFFAHPFVDMEHVPGPESLGKATDLVVEAVRKDQEGDAAAAFSLYRKALEYFVPALHYESDVRRKEAIRAKVRQYISRAEELKVLVTSSNKNLLEKGNPARELLKEMAKDKPRLCAALEVASAAIAKEEEGRDDSDALELYQQSLGELLLLLAAEPAGRRRELLHAEIQTLMARAEYLKDQIKMREAQSMGKEALAESVRSVTPGAALPDAARCPAGRRQGKALVSIPHAPRAGTWGVTLGLPAPGGPAGPSAPLAGAGSFPCQPCLGRLLPQPPLAQRAGYSTLIPSAGSTGRVFLSWHWALAGHPPCFFSWVVLPPPKFWGSPQIRPGAEGGQGCSAVPSSPSIYLCIQCCSSGLHPAATALAQPGHTCLPLTAGALGMRLFLPKPGA encoded by the exons ATGGCCGGGCCCGCCTGGGCCCCGCCGCGCCTCGACGAGTTCATCCTCACCGAGCCCCTCGGCTCCGGCACCTACGCCACCGTCTACAAGGCCTACAGGAAG aggGACACGCGTGAGGTGGTGGCCATCAAGTGCGTCAACAAGAGGAGCCTGAACCGGGCATCGGTGGAGAACCTGCTGACAGAGATCGAGATCCTCAAGACCATCCGCCATCCCAACATTGTGGAGCTCAAGGACTtccag TGGGACAGTGACCACATCTACCTGATCATGGAGTTCTGTGCCGGGGGGGACCTGTCCCGCTTCATCCGCACGCGCCGGATGCTCCCCGAGAAGGTGGCTCGtgtcttcctgcagcagctcg cctgtgccctgaAGTTCCTCCACGACCACAACATCTCCCACCTGGACCTGAAGCCGCAGAACATCCTGCTGAGCGCCCCGGAGAACCCGCAGCTGAAGCTGGCAG ATTTCGGCTTTGCCCAGTACATGTCCCCGTGGGACGAGAAGCATGTGCTGCGCGGCTCCCCGCTCTACATGGCCCCCGAGATGGTGTGCCGGCAGCACTACGACGCCCGCGTGGACCTCTGGTCTGTGGGTGTCATCCTTTATG AAGCACTTTTTGGGAAGCCACCCTTTGCTTCCCGCTCCTTtgctgagctggaggagaaaaTCCGCAGTGATCGGGCTGTGGAG cttcCCAGCCGGCCCcagctgtctctggaatgccGGGATCTCttggggcagctgctggagagggaccCTCGCAAGCGCATCTCCTTCGAGAGCTTCTTTGCCCACCCCTTCGTGGACATGGAGCacgtgcccggccccgagagcctgggcaaggcg acCGACCTGGTGGTGGAGGCGGTGAGGAAGGATCAGGAGGGAGACGCCGCTGCCGCCTTCTCCCTCTACCGCAAAGCCCTGGAGTATTTTGTGCCAGCACTGCACT ATGAGAGCGACGTGCGGCGCAAAGAAGCCATCCGGGCCAAG GTGAGGCAGTACATCTCCCGAGCAGAGGAGCTGAAGGTGTTGGTCACCTCTAGCAACAAGAACCTCCTGGAGAAAGGAAACCCGGCCAGGGAGCTCCTTAAAG AGATGGCCAAGGACAAACCTCGGCTCTGCGCGGCGCTGgaagtggcctcagctgccaTTGCCAAG gaggaggagggcagggatgacAGTGACGCCCTGGAGCTGtaccagcagagcctgggggagctgctgctgctcctggccg CGGagccggcggggcggcggcgggagctGCTCCACGCTGAG ATCCAGACCCTGATGGCCCGAGCCGAGTACCTGAAGGATCAGATCAAG ATGCGGGAGGCACAATCCATGGGCAAGGAGGCGCTGGCAGAGTCCGTCCGGAGCG TGACCCCCGGAGCTGCCCTGCCGGACGCTGCTCGCTGCCCTGCCGGGAGACGCCAAGGGAAGGCTTTGGTATCCATCCCCCAcgcccccagggctggcacctggGGGGTCACCCTcgggctgccagccccaggggggccagcagggccatctGCCCCTCTCGCAGGCGCTGGCTcatttccctgccagccctgcctcggCCGTCTGCTGCCgcagcctcccctggcacagcggGCGGGTTATTCCACTCTAATTCCCTCCGCTGGCTCCACGGGAAGGGTATTTTTATCCTGGCactgggctctggcagggcatCCCCCCTGCTTTTTCAGCTGGGTGGTTCTTCCACCTCCCAAATTCTGGGGGAGCCCACAAATCCGGCCGGGAgctgagggtgggcagggatgctccGCTGTGCCTTCCTCGCCCAGCATCTACCTCTGCATCCAGTGCTGCTCGTCCGGCCTCCATCCAGCAGCCACTGCACTGGCCCAGCCCGGCCATACCTGCCTGCCTCTCACTgctggagcactgggaatgaGGCTTTTCCTTCCTAAACCTGGAGCCTGA
- the ULK3 gene encoding serine/threonine-protein kinase ULK3 isoform X2, whose protein sequence is MAGPAWAPPRLDEFILTEPLGSGTYATVYKAYRKRDTREVVAIKCVNKRSLNRASVENLLTEIEILKTIRHPNIVELKDFQWDSDHIYLIMEFCAGGDLSRFIRTRRMLPEKVARVFLQQLACALKFLHDHNISHLDLKPQNILLSAPENPQLKLADFGFAQYMSPWDEKHVLRGSPLYMAPEMVCRQHYDARVDLWSVGVILYEALFGKPPFASRSFAELEEKIRSDRAVELPSRPQLSLECRDLLGQLLERDPRKRISFESFFAHPFVDMEHVPGPESLGKATDLVVEAVRKDQEGDAAAAFSLYRKALEYFVPALHYESDVRRKEAIRAKVRQYISRAEELKVLVTSSNKNLLEKGNPARELLKEMAKDKPRLCAALEVASAAIAKEEEGRDDSDALELYQQSLGELLLLLAAEPAGRRRELLHAEIQTLMARAEYLKDQIKMREAQSMGKEALAESVRSACTLQ, encoded by the exons ATGGCCGGGCCCGCCTGGGCCCCGCCGCGCCTCGACGAGTTCATCCTCACCGAGCCCCTCGGCTCCGGCACCTACGCCACCGTCTACAAGGCCTACAGGAAG aggGACACGCGTGAGGTGGTGGCCATCAAGTGCGTCAACAAGAGGAGCCTGAACCGGGCATCGGTGGAGAACCTGCTGACAGAGATCGAGATCCTCAAGACCATCCGCCATCCCAACATTGTGGAGCTCAAGGACTtccag TGGGACAGTGACCACATCTACCTGATCATGGAGTTCTGTGCCGGGGGGGACCTGTCCCGCTTCATCCGCACGCGCCGGATGCTCCCCGAGAAGGTGGCTCGtgtcttcctgcagcagctcg cctgtgccctgaAGTTCCTCCACGACCACAACATCTCCCACCTGGACCTGAAGCCGCAGAACATCCTGCTGAGCGCCCCGGAGAACCCGCAGCTGAAGCTGGCAG ATTTCGGCTTTGCCCAGTACATGTCCCCGTGGGACGAGAAGCATGTGCTGCGCGGCTCCCCGCTCTACATGGCCCCCGAGATGGTGTGCCGGCAGCACTACGACGCCCGCGTGGACCTCTGGTCTGTGGGTGTCATCCTTTATG AAGCACTTTTTGGGAAGCCACCCTTTGCTTCCCGCTCCTTtgctgagctggaggagaaaaTCCGCAGTGATCGGGCTGTGGAG cttcCCAGCCGGCCCcagctgtctctggaatgccGGGATCTCttggggcagctgctggagagggaccCTCGCAAGCGCATCTCCTTCGAGAGCTTCTTTGCCCACCCCTTCGTGGACATGGAGCacgtgcccggccccgagagcctgggcaaggcg acCGACCTGGTGGTGGAGGCGGTGAGGAAGGATCAGGAGGGAGACGCCGCTGCCGCCTTCTCCCTCTACCGCAAAGCCCTGGAGTATTTTGTGCCAGCACTGCACT ATGAGAGCGACGTGCGGCGCAAAGAAGCCATCCGGGCCAAG GTGAGGCAGTACATCTCCCGAGCAGAGGAGCTGAAGGTGTTGGTCACCTCTAGCAACAAGAACCTCCTGGAGAAAGGAAACCCGGCCAGGGAGCTCCTTAAAG AGATGGCCAAGGACAAACCTCGGCTCTGCGCGGCGCTGgaagtggcctcagctgccaTTGCCAAG gaggaggagggcagggatgacAGTGACGCCCTGGAGCTGtaccagcagagcctgggggagctgctgctgctcctggccg CGGagccggcggggcggcggcgggagctGCTCCACGCTGAG ATCCAGACCCTGATGGCCCGAGCCGAGTACCTGAAGGATCAGATCAAG ATGCGGGAGGCACAATCCATGGGCAAGGAGGCGCTGGCAGAGTCCGTCCGGAGCG cctgtaCCTTGCAGTGA